The following are encoded together in the Panicum virgatum strain AP13 chromosome 6K, P.virgatum_v5, whole genome shotgun sequence genome:
- the LOC120712531 gene encoding auxin-responsive protein SAUR76-like, producing the protein MAKGGLSKLRCMIRRWHSSSRIARAPSPGEDGHAGGGGGDARGASFHGADEVPKGLHPVYVGKSRRRYLIAEELVGHPLFQSLVHRAGGGGAEAGCTVVGCEVVLFEHLLWMLENADPQPESLDELVEYYAC; encoded by the coding sequence ATGGCGAAGGGCGGGCTGAGTAAGCTGCGGTGCATGATCCGGAGGTGGCACTCGTCCAGCCGCATcgcgcgcgcgccgtcgcccgGCGAGGacggccacgccggcggcggcggcggcgacgcccggGGCGCGTCGTTCCACGGCGCGGACGAGGTGCCCAAGGGCCTGCACCCGGTCTACGTCGGCAAGTCGCGCCGCCGGTACCTCATCGCCGAGGAGCTCGTGGGCCACCCGCTGTTCCAGTCCCTCGTccaccgcgccggcggcggcggcgccgaggccggctgCACCGTCGTCGGCTGCGAGGTCGTCCTCTTCGAGCACCTCCTGTGGATGCTCGAGAACGCGGACCCGCAGCCGGAGTCCCTCGACGAGCTCGTCGAGTACTACGCGTGCTGA